The following proteins are encoded in a genomic region of Corythoichthys intestinalis isolate RoL2023-P3 chromosome 5, ASM3026506v1, whole genome shotgun sequence:
- the adal gene encoding adenosine deaminase-like protein gives MDKDERVFYRDLPKVELHAHLNGSVSFQTMEKLIKRKPHLNIEHHMTAIDKTQRRTMGECFQVFKVIHQLVDTEEDLLMVATDVIKEFAADGVKYLELRSTPREMKTGLTKKGYVDTVIKAIQQCKEEEVDIDVRFLVAIDRRNGTKVAMETVKLAEEFMLSTDGLVVGLDLSGDPNVGHGRDLLPALQKAKNSGLKLSLHLSEVPSQLEESELLLNLPPDRIGHGTFLHPDVGGSHSLVDKVVKNKIPLELCLTSNVIGQTVPSYAQHHFKYWYQLGHPCVICTDDKGVFSTDLSWEYKMVASTFGLGRQAMWTMSRQAINCIFATDDVKRRLEQKWTQLQPCVLK, from the exons ATGGATAAGGACGAGCGTGTCTTTTATCGGGATCTCCCGAAAGTG GAGCTGCACGCTCATCTCAACGGCTCGGTGAGCTTCCAAACCATGGAGAAGCTCATTAAGAGGAAGCCACATCTCAACATTGAACACCATATGACGGCCATTGACAAAACCCAGCGGAGAACGATGGGCGA GTGTTTTCAGGTCTTTAAGGTCATTCATCAGTTGGTGGACACAGAGGAAGACCTCTTGATG GTGGCCACAGATGTAATCAAAGAGTTTGCAGCTGATGGTGTCAAATATCTGGAGTTGAGGAGTACACCAAGAGAGATGAAAACCG GTTTAACCAAAAAGGGGTATGTGGACACAGTTATAAAAGCCATTCAGCAGTGTAAAGAAGAGGAGGTGGACATTGACGTAAG GTTCCTTGTTGCCATCGATCGCAGAAATGGGACTAAGGTTGCCATGGAAACGGTAAAGCTGGCCGAGGAGTTTATGTTATCGACTGACGGCTTGGTGGTTGGACTTGACCTCAGCGGGGATCCAAAT GTAGGCCATGGAAGAGACCTCCTTCCTGCCTTGCAAAAAGCCAAGAACAGCGGACTCAAGTTGTCGCTGCATCTGTCAGAA gtTCCGTCACAGCTGGAGGAGTCGGAGCTCCTGCTTAATCTACCTCCGGACCGGATCGGTCACGGCACCTTTCTGCACCCCGATGTTGGCGGCTCACATAGCCTTGTTGACAAAGTGGTAAAGAATAAAATACCTTTGG AGCTTTGCTTGACTTCAAACGTCATCGGACAAACTGTCCCAAGTTACGCCCAACACCACTTTAAGTACTGGTACCAGTTGGGCCACCCATGTGTCATCTGT ACGGACGACAAGGGCGTGTTCAGTACAGACTTATCTTGGGAATACAAGATGGTGGCGTCCACTTTTGGGCTGGGTCGCCAGGCCATGTGGACGATGTCCCGCCAGGCCATCAACTGCATCTTTGCCACAGACGACGTCAAGCGGCGGCTCGAGCAAAAATGGACTCAGTTACAGCCTTGTGTGCTCAAATAA